The Ptychodera flava strain L36383 chromosome 3, AS_Pfla_20210202, whole genome shotgun sequence region GCTCTACAAGCTGTTACTTGGAACTGAAAAAATGAACTATGTAGATATGCAAACAAGCAAGTGATATTCAGAAAAGAACATCACAGTACTACTTCTGTGAACATAAGTAAACAGTTTGTAACTCCGCGCCCTTAAAAGGGgcattaactgtaacttttagctatttttaatattcatttcAGTGTATGacctgcagtttcttgttttactccctgAAGCATGGTAAATTGGCCAGTATTGTTTGTAGACACAACATGCACATGTTAACATACAAGCTGTACTGAAAAGCTGAATGCTGgatatttcatcatgtttcagggATTCAAACAAGAAAAAGCAGTTGGCACACAGAACAACAACTCTGAAAAAGTAGACAAAAGTTAGAGCTAATGGAACTTTGAAAAGATAAATGTCAGTATAACTGTGTGAATAATACtcacaaatgaaaaataaagaaaaaaatctgttttttcACCAGATGAATTGTAATAAAACACTTGCATGCTTAAATTACTTTTCAATTCTAACCTGGCAGCATTTGTCAACATGATTGCCAACAAATGATTTGCCATGATAAGCCTGCCTGGCTACATTTATGATGCTAGGGCCCTATCTAGGGACTTTACAGTGGGTCCAGCCTCTTTGGGGAGACTGGATTTAAGAGCCTCTGCTTCCTCTTCCTGAAATGTGTAACAAAATGGAGTTTGCATTATTTACTGTTGGACCTTGTAAgctgaaagaaatattgaaaCACATTAATTTCAATCAAAATATTATATCAATTTTAAATAACACATATCATAACCTTTTCTTTTGCTGTAGCAAGACActgtttctttttcttcatcAGACACTGTATTTGTGCCAGAGATCCATGGCCATCCTCCTCCTCATCGCTGCTATCATCATCGTCAAACACTGCTGCCTCAATTTCACTCCCTAGTTCTGTAGCCTTTCAGTGCATTGCTTGGCCTTCTCCTCTATGGCTAACACCTTTTGTACTGTTTCAGCATAGACATCAAAGTGAGCAGGTTTTAAAAGAGGCTCATCAATCTCTCCATAATGCTTGTGCTGAAAACTTAAAATCTTATAATCAAGTTCAGCACAAGCATTTTCAAACATCCGGAAGAATCTGAGGAAGATTCCCAGGCTTAGGTGTAACACTGGAATAGAGACCTATATCAGAAGAAAAGCAAAATCAATGATCAAACCATGTTCTATTGAATAGAGATAGAAAAGGGTTATTAAATAGTCCAAAAATGTCACATATTCaagtgaaagaaaaatgaaaatgctaCAAACCCTGTCTAAGGGAATATTGAAGTATGGCTTCTGGATACAATTTTTGAAGTCAGCTGCTTGACTGCGTTTGCTGCCAACTGCAACACATTCAGCATGACATTTGTTCAGGTCATCAAGAGTCCTTTCTGCAATATTGGGTCTCTTCTGGTGACATAACTGCCTCTGATTTGGTAACATAACACCAAAGGCAGTAGTATTTTCCTGAAATGCACAAAAGTAGAATCCTTAAAGCTCTGTCAACAAAGTTTTTGGCAATTTGTtcggtatttttgttctgtatatcAGTTATGGTTCCTTGGTCCACTACCCTGAGACATAATGACATACAAAGTAGACTGACACAGCCAATATGTATGAAAGCTTGTTATGCCTTTTGAATAAGACAAGTATCTGAAGTTGATACACACAGATAGAATACTGTAAATATAGCAAAAAGCACAGCAGTCTCTCAAGGAGCAACCTTGTGCATTTCTGTCTGTAAATATATGTGTGTCAACAacatatattaattattattactaCTCAACCTGTAGATTAGTGGGCATACATTAGAACAGTGGAAACTGTAATTTTGTCATATAAGAGTACTGCTACTCAACATGCAAAGTGTTACCACAGAACACTTTCTTTTTGATGAGATGACACAAACTATGCCCACAAACATGTAAGCCCATTCATCTTCAAGTGCCTTATAATACATCTTATAAAACCAAGGTACTCACCACTGGGCCCTGAAAGACCATAGATTCTTCCAAGATATTCATAGTCTCCCATTGTATGGACTACAATTGTTTTATCTCTAAAATTGAATACATGGTGTTCATTAAttgaatagataaataaataaagtgcaCACACTATGTATCTACTgacaatacaaaacaaacttACAGTAGTGGATGATAAATGTCACACTAATTATCATACCATAATACAGCAAAAAAAGAGTCAGCTTCCAGTCAGCTTAACTAGGCTCACATAGTGTTAACACAGTGTTATAGTGGTGTTGTCAGAGTTGTGCACAAAAAGGTTCCAACTTGGCCGTTGGTTAACCCGGCAATGCAAAGCCAGTGCTGGAAAATGACTGTTGATCTGTACTGTTGGCATCTGAAAGAAATGTACGCTGATTTGAGTTATTAGTTTAAATAAATGTAATCCACTGAAAACTAACTGCCACTGGGGAAATTAAGAACTGCCTGAAATAAAAGGAAAGGTGAATTCATTTGAACATGGTCAATCTCAGCTGTTGTAATGGAAATGACATGAGTAACTCCTGTAAAAGAGAAAACAGAATAGGTGAAAGTTTGATATTTGATCACTTACTTCCATTTATGGCCATCAAGTTGGTAAACGTGCCCTTTGTTCACTCTCATTGCTGTCCTCAAGTTGACCTCACTATCAGCAGCAGCAAAGAGGTTCCATACAACAGTGTTCTTCACAGAATTGGGGAACTCCACATTGCAGATTTCAAACACACTTTTCATGGATCCTCCCCCCTTATCACCTCCCACTTTCACCCATATCTGGTCATTTGGGATGTAACCATCATGTGTAGTGAGTTTGTTTTcactgaaaagaaaaaaaatcactgatatCATTATTTAGGGTCACAATTTGATTATGTGCAAACAAGTGAATTTCAGTCTCCCTAAAATCCACTTATCAACAATATGAATGTCACCTATAGAGTTAAATGATGGTCATTGTCACTTTGAAATATCTGGTATCAATCCCTGACTACAAAGGGCACTTAATCAAGTCTAACTGAATTGACTTTAAGTTTCTGAAAGCAAAAACTATGCTTGTTCTTGATCTACTGAAATCTACAGGTTTACCTTTCCAAGTAATCCAAGTAGCTGACAACAGTTTGCACAAGATCCTGCACTGCTACACAAGGTGCCAGACGGATCTCAGTGTCCTGTTTATTATCAGGGCCTCTTACAGTGAATACAAAGGGAAGGTTTACAGCAGATAATGGATATGCCTGTAGTGGCAAGCTGTCTCTCTATCCTCTCACTACCTAAGTTCACTCTCCAACTACGAAGCCATCTAATGAATAAACAATACGCATCAATAAATCAAAAGTACCTGCACTAAGTACCTGATaattcaaacaaaacattttacatttgcatacaatGTCAAAATTCGATATATCAACAGTTGGCTAACATTGGCCATGAAAAAGTTACAATGAACAGAAAAACTTCCAAGCTACtacattttacacaaattttcttGGGAACTATTTCACTCGCTTTGATGCTGACATCTACCTCGGCAAATCATACAATAAAGATGTCAACTCATACAACTTTTTAAAACAATTGATCACATATATCTGTGCATTCGAGCAATTGTAACGACAGTGCACTGCACTACCAAACTACTTGGTTACTACATGAAGGTACTAACCGTTTCAGTGATCGAAGCTTGTTCCATAAGAAACTTAAGCTAGATTTCAGGATAAGACCAGCGCCGTCAGGAATGTTTGGTGTAAGACCCAATTCTCCAAGAATGACATCTTTCTCATCCTTTTTTATCCTCTTTCTTTCCTTTTGTTGTTGCACTGTTGAGTAATCATCACCACCAGCAAGTCTGCTCCGGGTCTCTTCCACCCACTTGGCCCTCATTGCTTTTGTCCGCTCACTGACTTCTCCAGATACTTCCTGGCCTGAGGTACATAGGTTAGGCATAAGGGCtacacaggaaaaaaaaatcagaaactaTCATTATGTGCCACTTTATGCCAACAGGAATAAAGTTAAAGATCCCTGAAAAATCTTTACACTTTAATTATAACTATTTATATGCACTGTATTTATCTGTGCACTTTATTATAACTGTATTTATATGCAGCtcttttttcaattattcacTCTGAAAAATCTTTCCTCACATATGAATGACAATAGAAGTGACTGTATAACTCCTAACAATCAGAAAAATAAAGTCCTTACCTGTCCCTTTGTCTTTAGTTTTATTGGTGCACCAGATTTGTAACCTGCAGTCGCTGACAGTTTTCTCTTGATGCACGCAGTTGTCAATTCCTCAAAACCTGGAGTTTCATCAAGGTTATCTGACTCTAGCAGGGTTTGTATTGCTTTCTGTGTGTACACTGCACTATTATCTTGACTGATGTTGGGCTCTATATGATCATTTCTATCAGGATCACTTCTAGCATggatatttgtatttgttgCAATGTAATCATGATCACAAACTACTGGGGCTGACTTGTAGGGACACTGATTCTCATGTTGGATAAGGTTTTCAAGATTAAGAATTGCAACTCATCCCTTAATACTGTGCTCACATTTTACACGAAGAGAAAGCAATAAATTAAATACCACATCGGGAATTGATGATATGGAATTAGATGTAATTTGCGTGCGGCAGACAGGACAACTTTGAGTGATGTTAATCCACTTAGATATGCATTCTGCACAAAATATATGGCCCCCTCCATCACAATTACAATCTACCAAAACAGGCTTATCGAATATCTGCTTACAGATACTAAAAATTAAATCCAAATTGTCACCAACACATCTATCAACAGGAATGTCATTATCACTGAGACTTCTGACTGCTTTCTGTTCAATGACTATAAGTATTTCGCTTGCATTTTCGGTATTGACACCAGCTGTTTCACAAGTACCTTTTGCAGTCTGCTGTAAGCCATCGGACAGTACTTTGGGCCTTCCCCTATTCTTTCTCTCCTTGCACTTTCTTCCGGGTTCACTCATTCGAGCACAAACAAAACAGTGTCCTATTCGCGGATGTTTGTTCCAGTGTATGGGGACAGTCCCGGGTCTGTATCCTTTGCCGTTAGCCTTGGATACTCTGTACCTGACAATACTACGTTTACATGCATTGCAAAATTTCCTAGGGTGTACACCGCCTACATCTTCTACAATGTTCACGCCTAAACAATCGTGTACATGTCCCTATCAGCAACTTTGAGCAGATTCGACAATGTGTTTGAAGGTAATTTTCATGATCGGTCACAGATTTCGCCATCATGACAACATTCACTGAAAGTTACCAAACGAGCAATTTTGGCGCCACACAACGATTTATAGGTCATTTTGGAAAAATGCCAACGTAAACAGAAAATTATAACCAAAGGAGTGGCAATGTCACAGTTTCATTGGATAAAACCCACTCAACAACAAAAATTTGGTTTGAAGTCATAAAAAATATGTCTATTTGAAATTTCGatccccaaaaaatacaaatacatctACATGAATGTTACTTGCCTCTGTCCGTGCTTGAAAATCGTGATCGAAATTGAAGTCAAATCACTGCAACTTCACCTCCACGTAAAACAAACGTCCGAACGGCCGACGTACTGCCGACAACTCCGAGTCTAACCGAACTCTCAAAACAATATATACCTGCGATAATATCGAACAAATCCGAATATTTCCGAGTACGAAGCATACACTCGATGAGCACAATCAAGATGGCGACCTCGAACGAAGCAAGTCACGTTACAAAATCTCGCGCAATCTCGCCGTGCGCGTGAGTTCGCTAAGTTTCCGTATACAAGCTATCTGAACACCCGTGAATTAGGCAATATCTCAATAATTGCTCAGTGTAGtttgctacaattttgcagaatTGTTACTGAAGCCATGGCAGTGTCACTGCCTTTTGTCCGGTGGATTTTATCTCATTTataattacttatttgcataattaatgggctTTGGTAATTAGGCTCTATCTCAAAAGTGGTTGGGTGTAATATGCCACAATTTTGTGGAATTGTTAGTGAGGCCCTGGCAGTTTTATTGCCACTTGTCTGGTGGATTTTACCTCTGTGataattacttatttgcataattaatgaactttggtAATTAGGCTCTATCTCAAAAGTGGTTGGGTGTAATATGCCACAATTTTGTGGAATTGTTAGTGAGGCCCTGGCAGTTTTATTGCCACTTGTCTGGTGGATTTTACCTCTGTAataattacttatttgcataattaatgaactttggtAATTAGGCTCTATCTCAAAAGTGGTTGGGTGTAATATGCCACATTTTATGGAATTGTTAGTGAGGCCCTGGAAGTTTTATTGCCACTTGTCTGGTGGATTTTACCTCTGCGATAATTACTtaattgcataattaatgaactttggtAACTAGGCTGTACCTCAGTAATGGTGCCATTTAAAATGCTACAATCTTGTGGAATTGATACTGAGGTAGTGTCATTGCTCTGTGTTATGTGAATTTTATctaataatttacataattaatgaatttagatAATTAGGCAATATCTCAATAAGGTTTGTTGCAATATGCtactgttttgttattttcctGCTAAAGCCATCACAGTTTATTGCCTGctgtttgttgtattttatgTCCATGGTAATCactcagtgtttttgctaaggtttagGAACACTGGTAAATGGTTTGGGAACCTAGGTAACATTTCTTCTTTCCCTCAATCTGATtacattgatataccaaggggaaccccagtaaaatgactggggaaccctggtaaaatttaccTCCTTACCGCCCTTTAATAGCAAAAAGGAAGGAGTATGTGAAAGCAGTGAACCCGACCCTCTAGCTGCAGTACTGTGGTTCGAGGTTTGCCTTTGTACTATAGAGTCTTTTTGCCGTCCGGCCCATCCAGATATCCAGGTAAAACCTTGAGCTACCTACAGTATTGCAGCAATGGATCCTCCACCGTCTATGATGAAAGTCACCACAAATGTGAACCTTCTCTATGGTAGATTTCATTTTTCTGTTGTAGTCTTGTCAGCAAGTCCCTGCTTGAAATCACTGATTATTAAAACGGTTTCAACTCGGGTTAATGGGAAGAGAGTTCGCTTAGGTGGCTGCAGGACACCCTGTCTGACGTCAGTGTAAAGTCTGAGCTATTTATTTACGATATGCAGCTCTGCGTGGTAGAGCTGTGTGTTACCGACTATAGGCCGGTAACACAGAGggctgccacgcagagctaagaTATGCGCGTGTTACTCACGTGGAATGACGCTGGACACTACATAGGGTATCTTCTGCTGTGCGCAGGCTGCAGCTGTCGCCAGCCCTGGAGACCCTTACCAAAAACATAGCGCTTTTTAGTAGGTGATAGCGCTATTTACAGAGGTGACAAATAGGTGACAGAGAGGtgaaagttttgtgtatagagcTTTATTTTCAACTGAAACAATGGATATCTACTTGAAATCTACCTACATCTATTACAAAACTACAAGCTAACAAGTAGGTCTATCATAGGCGTTAAGTAGTAATTTCAACGAAATATTTATGAGATGCAAATTaagtcatttaaatatctaCGAAAATCTACTGCACACCTACCACTTGCCTCACCTGGAAAAAAAAGGATTTCAACCTACATGATACCTACAGAAATCTACTAGTCACCTACTGTGACACCTACCTTGTACCTAGTTCAGACCTACGACAGACCTACTAAAATGCCTACATAAATCTGCAACACACCTACTTAGATACAACTAGCACCTATAAGTGACCTATGATAGACCTATGTATGTGACCACAGTAACTACATTCTAAAAAGCAcggaaatgcacattttatcaAGTAACATATTacaattatgaattatgaatttTAGCAATCTTTCGTTCGAAAATTTcacaagaaatttatttttttatatatgtGATTGTGCTTAGACTCCAGTTAACTTAAATGCTTGGCTTGTTTCTATGGAATAATATACGTCACTTGAACTTTACCATGGTATCATCCACAGACGAACATCgctcagatttacacattttctAAGATTATACCGGTGATCATGTTCCACAAATTCGACGAATTTTCCAAAGCTTGTCAAATGCAGGATCACCTCTTTTATGTATTACTCTGTCACTGTCAACAAAGTGAACATGTCTCTCGGCACAGTAGCACTGAAGGCAACAACTGGATCAAGTTGGCCAGAAATTcaagcaaaaatatttgaaaaaacatacatactgaTACATATCAACCAGACCCATTGTGGTGTTAGTCCAAAACAAACTTAAAAATGTTCAATCAAAAATGTTCCGGGTTCTCAAGATGTTCTCAGGCCATTTTGACTTAGAATCATTTTGCTTCGCCTCCATGCTGTTCAGTTAGTTCGCGTATCGTTCTATTCCCACATCCAACTCATTGTACCTCCATGGCTTCGGGTAACGATGTAGTTCAATATTACAACAGGTACCGTCATTCTCCGATTACGAACTTCCCGCCATGACCAAACATCAATGTTCTTATCGTCAAACCATCTCTCGTTTCAAATTCATGACTCCACTCACCCAAATCGTCGTCAGAATTACCGCAACTTGAAGTTGTTGAAGCATACGATGTTGGTCTTGAATCGATATCAGCGTTATTTCCGGGTTGATCATTGCTGCACCGTCTTTGTCAACTTTATTGTCAGACGATTCATGGCAATCACATAGTCGAACCAGAGGACTGAGAGTACATGTCATCCTCGATGTTTGGACTTGGTAAAACCATAAAATGAGTCACTGCTGCTACCACAAAAAATGTCAGCAATGCGATGTCCAACCTCCGTGCTATCGCTCAGATCGGCCAATTTTAAGATTTTGGTTGAAAACTCAGTGCAATACGGAACCAAAACAAGCGCAAAGGTCACATAAATATTCACCAGCCTGCAGCCGACAAACTTTTAGGCGGGAAATCCCCTAAACAATAATCAATTGGGTGTACCCCTGTAGGCAGAATTCTTTATTCAAATAGGGTTTAAAGTTCAACTACGGCTTTTACGTTTGTTCTCCTGTGAGGGCGCCTCAATTTTCCTTTAGGTGTATGATAGGTCATGATAGTTCTATGTAGGTGTGCTTTACCTACACAAATCTATTTGTCACCTACAGTTGATCTAATACAGAAGTAGGTGTAAGATAGGTGTTATTAGGTACTAAGTAGATGCATAACAAGACTTATTCCTGAAGACCTACAAGTAAAATGACACCTATTTAACACCTCTTGAGATCTACCAAAAACTCCTAAGAACCTACAAAAATAGCGCTATATCTACTATAAATAGCGCTATCTTTTTGGAAGGGGAGTCGGCCACCTTGTGACCGACATCCGACTCCTCGTCACCACCAATGATCCGTCTCAGCTTCCCTTCGTCAGAGCACTGCAGCCAATCGGCGATTACTTGCTGGTGCGACAGGCCATAGTGTACCTTGACAGGGTGGCACTCAAAGCGTAACCTCTGCATGTGTTGGTATGTCCACTTAGCCGCAGACGGATACGACTTGTGTGGATGGTGCTTGCTGCCGCAAATTTCAGCGTCCACACACCTTCCCAACTTGTAGTGTGAACACTCGAAATCATCTGCAGAACCTCCGTCGGTCTGCGTGCAAGCTCCCCCGGCGAGCTCTGGCATCCCGCCGTCGTGAGTAAACTGCATGTCTTCAATGGTGGACATTACTGTTACGAGTATGACACAAATAATGAAATCCGCACTACACGTGGTAATGACGTTCACGCCGACATTTAAGGGATCATGGACGGTTTACGCCATGCTGAGACGAGGGACACGGTGTATATTGTCTGTCTTCTGGTCGCTGTTTGTACGCAGAAGATtggtcaggtcaggtcaggtcacGTCAGCTAAGTGCACACTCACAACAGTTGTGGCGCTCTACAGACCCTCCCACAGGTCATGATCATGGCCGCATGGTAGCATCGATTTATAAACGCATGACAAACGAAACTTACGAAGTTCAGTGAGGGAGAGAGTGAGACTCTATTTCAATCATCCACATTAACATTTGAAATTGATGTTCAAAAACACGTCAAGAGCTTCATTAAACTTCCAATTGGCATTTACCTGCTTACCGCCCTTAGCTAAAACACTGTCACTGATTTGCATAGTTAAAAAAATTCAGGCTGTATCTCAATAATTGTTGAGTAGAATGTACAACAATTTTTTGGAATGTAAGGGAAACAATGGCAGTATCATTGCATTTTGTCCAGAGAATTTTAATTCTGAAGTAATTACTAGTTttcataattaatgaacttgGGTAATTATACTGTATCTCCATAAAGGTTTGATGTATTATACTACCGTACAAGTATGCAGACATGTTACAGAGGCCAAGAcagtgtttttttctttgttcagtGTGTTGAATCCTTATGgtaattacttatttgcataattaataaagtTAGGAAATAAGGCTATATCTCACCaaatttttggtgtaatatgctacaattttgtggattttttttctgcagtgtCTTTACAATTtgggtgaatatggccattgctgtctgggttgtccagtcaatgttgtattgaaaaggggtgaatatggccattgctgtctgggtgtccagtcaatgttgtattgaaaagggtgaatatggccattgctgtctgggttgtccagtcaatgttgtattgaaaagggggtgaatatggccattgctgtctgggttgtccagtcaatgttgtattgaaaaggggtgaatatggccattgctgtctgggttgtccagtcaatgttgtattgaaaaggggtgaatatggccattgctgtctgggttgtccagtcaatgttgtattgggCAGAAaagggtgaatatggccattgctgtctgggttgtccagtcaatgttgtattgaaaaggggtgaatatggccattgctgtctgggttgtccagtcaatgttgtattgaaaaggggtgaatatggccattgctgtctgtgttgtccagtcaatgttgtattgaaaaggggtgaatatggccattgctgtcttggttgtccagtcaatagtgtattgaaaaggggtgaatatggccattgctgtctgggttgttcAGTCAATgctatattgaaaaggggtgaatatggccattgctgtctgggttgtccagtcaatgttgtattgaaaggggtgaatatggccattgctgtctgggttgtccagtcaatgttgtattgaaaaggggtgatatggccattgctgtctgggttgtccagtcaatgttgtattgaaaaggggtgaatatggccattgctgtctgggttgtccagtcaatgttgtattgaaaaggggtgaatatggccattgctgtctgggttgtccagtcaatgttgtattgaaaaggggtgaatatggccattgctgtctgggttgtccagtcaatgttgtattgggcagaaaaggggtgaatatggccattgctgtctgggttgtccagtcaatgttgtattgaaaaggggtgaatatggccattgctgtctgggttgtccagtcaatgttgtattgaaaaggggtgaatatggccattgctgtctgtgttgtccagtcaatgttgtattgaaaagggtgtgaatatggccattgctgtcttggttgtccagtcaatagtgtattgaaaaggggtgaatatggccattgctgtctgggttgttcAGTCAAtgctgtattgaaaaggggtgaatatggccattgctgtctgggttgtccagtcaatgttgtattgaaaaggggtgaatatggccattgctgtctgggttgtccagtcaatattgtattgaaaaggggtgaatatggccattgctgtctgggttgtccagtcaatgttgtattgaaaaggggtgaatatggccattgctgtctgggttgtccagtcaatgttgtattgaaaaggggtgaatatggccattgctgtctgggttgtccagtcaatgttgtattgaaaaggggtgaatatggccattgctgtctgggttgtccagtcaatgttgtattgaaaaggggtgaatatggccattgctgtctgggttgtccagtcaatgttgtattgaaaaggggttaATATGGCCGTTGccgtctgggttgtccagtcaatgttgtattgaaaaggggtgaatatggccattgctgtctgggttgtccagtcaatgttgtattgaaaaggggtgaatatggccattgctgtctgggttgtccagtcaatgttgtattgaaaaggggtgaatatggccattgctgtctgggttgtccagtcaatgttatCTTTGTGCTATTTCCTTATTTGTGTATTCAATTAATTTAGGTAGGTAGGCAGTATCTCAAAATGATTTTAATTAGATGTAAGATACCACAATTGAGCAAAATTTCTGTCAATATTGGTTGAAGTAGGTTTggttttttagtccccgcggacgaagtccggcggggacttatagattgggtcccgtctgtgcgtccgtcctgtccgtccgtccgtccgtccgtcatcaacagtttctcagacactgctgaaccaatttcgttcaaacttggtacaaaggcatagcactataacctacagatgcacgtcgatttatttgtgatacgatcgaatttggctGCGAGGTGGCcatttgttgcgatttttcatgtctttggaccataattcagacatccttgagcagattctgttcaaacttggcacaaaggcataacactatggctttcatatccttgTCAAATAATTgtgcgatatgatccaatatgggcgcgaggcggccattttgttgcgatttttcatgtctttggaccataactcagacatccttgaacagattctgttcaaacttagcacaaaggcataacactatggcctacatgtgcatgtcaaattattttgcgatacgatccaatgtggccgcgaggcggccattttgtttgtgattttttgtgtctttgaaccataactcaaacatcctcaaaccgattctgttcaaacttggcacaaaggcatagcactatgacctacagatgcatgtcaaattatattgcgatacaatccaatatgggcgtgaggcagccattttgttgtgatttttcatgtctttagaccataactcagacacccttgaaccgattttgttcaaatttgtcacaaaagcaaaacagtatgcccTCCGTAtgaatgggtgattatggctttgctataatcattgttaacgtctgggagGACACGGGGAAAAGAgtttagaccttgacatatgtgggtcaccatgcgccacCTACTACCGCTGGCTGGATGCACTTGtgacgtaaccttatctaccaactgcccctttaccgttatctaaacaatttgCGTCACCCTCTCCACGTCActccatgcgcatatcagtgtgagcaaagctatagctcgtccatttcaacttctgccacgctcaagttcacaccacaaaaatCCCCGCCCACCCTccgcaaaagaaaaaataaataaacaaataaa contains the following coding sequences:
- the LOC139129734 gene encoding uncharacterized protein isoform X1; protein product: MPNLCTSGQEVSGEVSERTKAMRAKWVEETRSRLAGGDDYSTVQQQKERKRIKKDEKDVILGELGLTPNIPDGAGLILKSSLSFLWNKLRSLKRENKLTTHDGYIPNDQIWVKVGGDKGGGSMKSVFEICNVEFPNSVKNTVVWNLFAAADSEVNLRTAMRVNKGHVYQLDGHKWKDKTIVVHTMGDYEYLGRIYGLSGPSGKYYCLWCYVTKSEAVMSPEETQYCRKDS
- the LOC139129734 gene encoding uncharacterized protein isoform X3 codes for the protein MPNLCTSGQEVSGEVSERTKAMRAKWVEETRSRLAGGDDYSTVQQQKERKRIKKDEKDVILGELGLTPNIPDGAGLILKSSLSFLWNKLRSLKRENKLTTHDGYIPNDQIWVKVGGDKGGGSMKSVFEICNVEFPNSVKNTVVWNLFAAADSEVNLRTAMRVNKGHVYQLDGHKWKQKTFAYSSTQYQGQPSRFAQS